Proteins found in one Chaetodon auriga isolate fChaAug3 chromosome 12, fChaAug3.hap1, whole genome shotgun sequence genomic segment:
- the LOC143329245 gene encoding uncharacterized protein LOC143329245 — MEESYETFEEELGPPRADPPPQKPVRQIRRPEMHPTRRVREETAPVPQQPRAEPRNLPREPSFSRTTSLHKALSIQNLSQIETPWENVTLNRCLFVAITILVLTSGFQRLHGK; from the exons ATGGAAGAAAGCTATGAGACATTTGAAGAGGAGTTAGGGCCACCGAGAGCAGATCCTCCTCCACAGAAGCCTGTTCGACAGATCCGCAGACCAG aaaTGCACCCTACAAGGAGAGTCAGAGAG GAAACGGCTCCAGTTCCACAGCAACCACGAGCAGAACCTAGGAATTTACCCAGAGAACCCAGTTTCTCCAGAACAA CGTCCTTGCACAAAGCCCTGTCCATCCAAAACCTGAGCCAGATAGAAACACCATGGGAGAACGTCACCCTCAATCGCTGTCTGTTTGTGGCCATCACCATCCTGGTGCTCACCTCAGGCTTTCAGAGGCTTCATGGCAAGTAA